A region of Streptomyces sp. NBC_01497 DNA encodes the following proteins:
- a CDS encoding TnsA-like heteromeric transposase endonuclease subunit, with product MQTDTGSEWEAVFVDPLGQVVQQRWADAVLAVAFEELEPVSAFPVVPRRRWGPGQWWSATTGRHVACGSAAMRAQLTVLDRDPEVVGLAGRPVRLLWRDARGQVRSWVPQLFARHRDGTALLADCPNHLEAGGERAQRAATVLEAACAQAGWSYRRLEPLEKTLSANLKWLAGYRHPRNAGHPRLAAALREVFAQPQPLIEGVEAVGDPIEVLPAVFHALWHGHLTAPLDVPLNERVLVSTGAGGANGHGGPGSGEGQ from the coding sequence ATGCAGACGGATACCGGATCCGAGTGGGAGGCGGTCTTCGTCGATCCTCTCGGGCAGGTGGTGCAGCAGCGGTGGGCGGACGCGGTTCTCGCGGTGGCCTTCGAGGAGTTGGAGCCGGTGTCGGCGTTCCCGGTGGTGCCGAGGCGGCGGTGGGGTCCTGGGCAGTGGTGGTCGGCCACGACCGGCCGGCATGTGGCGTGCGGGTCGGCCGCGATGCGGGCGCAGCTGACGGTGCTGGACCGCGACCCCGAGGTGGTCGGCCTGGCCGGGCGGCCGGTGCGTCTGCTGTGGCGGGACGCGCGCGGCCAGGTCCGCTCGTGGGTGCCGCAGCTCTTCGCCCGCCACCGCGACGGCACCGCCCTGCTGGCCGACTGCCCCAACCACCTGGAGGCCGGCGGCGAGCGGGCGCAGCGTGCTGCGACGGTCCTTGAGGCGGCGTGCGCGCAGGCCGGCTGGAGCTACCGGCGCCTTGAGCCGCTGGAGAAGACGCTTTCGGCAAACCTGAAATGGCTGGCCGGGTACCGCCACCCCCGCAACGCCGGCCATCCCCGTCTCGCGGCCGCCCTGCGTGAGGTGTTCGCACAGCCGCAGCCGCTGATCGAGGGCGTCGAAGCGGTGGGCGACCCGATCGAAGTCCTGCCCGCCGTCTTCCACGCCCTGTGGCACGGACACCTCACCGCGCCCCTGGACGTACCGCTTAACGAGCGGGTCCTCGTCAGCACCGGCGCCGGCGGTGCGAACGGCCACGGCGGCCCGGGCAGCGGGGAGGGGCAGTGA